One Dioscorea cayenensis subsp. rotundata cultivar TDr96_F1 chromosome 17, TDr96_F1_v2_PseudoChromosome.rev07_lg8_w22 25.fasta, whole genome shotgun sequence DNA window includes the following coding sequences:
- the LOC120280829 gene encoding uncharacterized protein LOC120280829 isoform X1, whose product MSIIARIYRHSRPLQSLPSLNPSPNSTKLITNLSLISFFSSFKKSSSSSFELNTMTMSTSSEDVTYSPSSQASPLTVQVVSRKVSDGLLVKFSDLSEFGFEYEKSGLWSPPVRRAAYLSPRGVICTQEQIISKLQMVDSNGSCQQSSRRGRRSFACLNVGLLKRIRFVRKKQQSFMFWCVIIF is encoded by the exons atgtccATTATTGCACGCATATACCGACATTCACGTCCCCTTCAATCTCTCCCCTCCCTTAACCCTTCTCCAAACTCCACCAAACTCATCACCAACCTCTCCctcatctccttcttctcctcctttaaaaagtcatcttcatcttcatttgaaCTTAACACCATGACAATGTCCACTAGCTCTGAAGACGTCACTTATTCTCCTTCTAGTCAAGCTTCTCCATTGACAGTCCAAGTGGTATCAAGAAAAGTATCTGATGGTCTTCTTGTGAAGTTCTCTGATTTATCAGAATTTGGTTTCGAGTATGAAAAAAGTGGGCTGTGGTCACCGCCGGTGAGACGTGCCGCCTACTTGAGCCCCAGGGGTGTCATTTGCACTCAAGAACAAATCATTAGCAAGCTCCAAATGGTTGACAGTAATGGTTCATGCCAGCAAAGCTctaggagaggaagaagaagcttTGCATGTCTTAATGTTG GTTTGTTAAAGAGGATAAGGTTTGTCAGAAAAAAACAGCAGAGTTTTATGTTTTGGtgtgtaattattttttaa
- the LOC120280829 gene encoding uncharacterized protein LOC120280829 isoform X2: protein MSIIARIYRHSRPLQSLPSLNPSPNSTKLITNLSLISFFSSFKKSSSSSFELNTMTMSTSSEDVTYSPSSQASPLTVQVVSRKVSDGLLVKFSDLSEFGFEYEKSGLWSPPVRRAAYLSPRGVICTQEQIISKLQMVDSNGSCQQSSRRGRRSFACLNVC, encoded by the exons atgtccATTATTGCACGCATATACCGACATTCACGTCCCCTTCAATCTCTCCCCTCCCTTAACCCTTCTCCAAACTCCACCAAACTCATCACCAACCTCTCCctcatctccttcttctcctcctttaaaaagtcatcttcatcttcatttgaaCTTAACACCATGACAATGTCCACTAGCTCTGAAGACGTCACTTATTCTCCTTCTAGTCAAGCTTCTCCATTGACAGTCCAAGTGGTATCAAGAAAAGTATCTGATGGTCTTCTTGTGAAGTTCTCTGATTTATCAGAATTTGGTTTCGAGTATGAAAAAAGTGGGCTGTGGTCACCGCCGGTGAGACGTGCCGCCTACTTGAGCCCCAGGGGTGTCATTTGCACTCAAGAACAAATCATTAGCAAGCTCCAAATGGTTGACAGTAATGGTTCATGCCAGCAAAGCTctaggagaggaagaagaagcttTGCATGTCTTAAT GTTTGTTAA